One segment of Paenibacillus rhizovicinus DNA contains the following:
- a CDS encoding NADH-quinone oxidoreductase subunit A: MEKYINNYVIVAIFILLGILLPVVALAVGRLLRPHKPNEEKKTTYESGNEPVGEGQVRFNVRYYLFALMFVVFDVETVFLYPWAVAYKKLGLFVLVEMAIFTGLLLIGLLYAWKKKVLKWNSI, encoded by the coding sequence GTGGAGAAGTACATCAACAATTACGTTATTGTGGCAATCTTCATTTTACTCGGGATTTTGCTTCCGGTAGTCGCGTTGGCCGTTGGACGGCTGCTTCGGCCCCATAAGCCGAACGAAGAGAAAAAAACGACCTACGAGAGCGGCAACGAGCCCGTCGGAGAGGGGCAGGTCCGCTTCAACGTGCGCTACTACTTGTTTGCGCTCATGTTTGTCGTCTTTGATGTCGAAACCGTTTTCCTATATCCGTGGGCCGTTGCGTATAAGAAGCTCGGCCTTTTTGTGCTTGTTGAGATGGCAATCTTTACGGGACTTTTATTGATCGGTCTACTCTACGCCTGGAAGAAGAAGGTGCTGAAATGGAATTCAATTTAG